A section of the Verrucomicrobiota bacterium genome encodes:
- a CDS encoding uracil-DNA glycosylase, producing MVCVKCPHLAASRKTVVFGVGDINSPLMFVGEAPGADEDEQGEPFVGKAGQLLTKIIETMGLRRSEVYIGNILKCRPDTPGQSAGNRKPTPEEMQTCISYLHEQIDLIRPRVIVALGGTAIEGLLGKTVGITKLRGQWQTYRGTPLMPTYHPAYLLRNQALSEKRKVWEDMLQVLEKLGAPISEKQRGFFLKA from the coding sequence ATGGTCTGCGTGAAATGTCCGCATCTCGCTGCTTCGCGGAAGACCGTGGTCTTCGGCGTCGGTGACATCAATTCGCCGCTGATGTTCGTCGGTGAAGCGCCCGGCGCGGACGAAGATGAGCAAGGCGAACCGTTTGTCGGCAAGGCGGGTCAGTTGCTCACAAAGATCATTGAGACGATGGGGTTGCGGCGGAGCGAGGTCTATATCGGCAACATTCTGAAATGCCGTCCTGACACGCCCGGCCAAAGCGCCGGCAATCGCAAGCCGACGCCGGAAGAAATGCAGACCTGCATTTCGTATCTGCACGAGCAGATTGATTTGATCCGGCCCAGAGTGATTGTCGCGCTGGGCGGAACCGCCATTGAAGGACTGCTTGGCAAAACTGTCGGCATCACGAAACTTCGCGGCCAATGGCAGACGTATCGCGGCACGCCGCTCATGCCGACGTATCATCCGGCTTACCTGTTGCGCAACCAGGCATTGAGTGAAAAGCGCAAAGTCTGGGAAGATATGCTGCAAGTCCTCGAAAAACTCGGCGCGCCGATCAGTGAAAAGCAGCGAGGGTTCTTCTTGAAAGCATGA
- a CDS encoding DUF1501 domain-containing protein — protein MNCQAHLYLGQDPKLVSRRWFLEQCGVGLGAIALGTLFRQNGWAAPVLNPLAPRQAHFAPKAKRIIYLFMAGAPSHLELFDYKPELAKWDGKSPPADLIKNYRAAFINPNAALLGPKFKFAKYGQSGAELSELLPRLAEVVDEVAIVKSMHTDAFNHAPGQILMSTGIQQLGRPSLGAWTTYGLGSETQDLPAFVVFSTGSKGPSGGASNWGAGFLPSVYQGVMFRSIGDPVLYLSNPKGVDDQIQRDSLDSIKRLNQKHLDVVGDPEIATRINSFELAYRMQLTAPDLMDITKESKQTIEMYGAEPGKGTFANACLLARRLVESGVRFVEIFHEAWDQHGNLVADLKKNCRDTDRPCAALLRDLKQRGMLDDTLVIWGGEFGRTPMVQGGNDGRDHHPNCFTMWLAGGGIKPGVTIGESDEFGFNATTDKVHVNDLHATILRLLGFDHTKLTYRFQGRDFRLTDVAGEVVEKLIA, from the coding sequence ATGAACTGCCAAGCCCATCTCTACCTCGGCCAGGATCCGAAACTCGTTTCGCGCCGCTGGTTTCTCGAACAATGCGGCGTCGGGCTGGGTGCCATCGCGCTCGGCACGCTCTTTCGTCAGAACGGCTGGGCCGCACCCGTATTGAATCCGCTCGCGCCGAGACAGGCGCACTTCGCGCCCAAGGCCAAACGCATCATTTATCTGTTCATGGCCGGCGCGCCGAGCCATCTGGAGTTGTTCGACTACAAACCGGAACTCGCGAAGTGGGACGGCAAATCCCCGCCCGCGGACCTCATCAAAAACTATCGCGCGGCCTTCATCAACCCGAACGCCGCACTGCTCGGCCCGAAGTTCAAGTTTGCCAAATACGGTCAGAGCGGCGCGGAACTCTCCGAGCTTCTGCCGCGCCTCGCCGAAGTCGTGGACGAGGTCGCCATCGTCAAGTCGATGCACACCGACGCCTTCAATCACGCGCCCGGACAAATCCTGATGAGCACGGGCATCCAACAGTTGGGCCGACCCAGCCTTGGCGCCTGGACGACGTACGGCCTTGGTAGCGAGACGCAGGACCTGCCCGCGTTCGTGGTATTCAGCACTGGCTCGAAAGGCCCAAGCGGCGGCGCGTCCAATTGGGGCGCGGGTTTTCTCCCATCGGTTTATCAAGGCGTCATGTTCCGCAGCATCGGCGATCCAGTGCTTTACCTTTCAAATCCGAAGGGCGTGGACGACCAAATCCAGCGCGACTCGCTCGACAGCATCAAGCGGCTGAATCAAAAGCATCTCGATGTCGTCGGTGATCCGGAGATCGCCACGCGCATCAACTCCTTCGAACTGGCGTATCGGATGCAACTCACCGCACCCGACCTGATGGACATCACCAAGGAATCGAAGCAGACGATAGAAATGTATGGCGCCGAACCGGGCAAAGGCACTTTCGCGAACGCCTGCCTCCTCGCGCGCCGCCTCGTTGAAAGCGGCGTGCGTTTCGTCGAAATTTTCCATGAAGCCTGGGACCAGCACGGCAACCTCGTCGCCGACCTGAAGAAAAACTGTCGCGACACGGACCGTCCCTGCGCCGCACTCCTCAGAGACCTCAAACAACGCGGGATGCTCGACGACACGCTCGTCATTTGGGGCGGCGAGTTCGGTCGCACGCCGATGGTCCAGGGTGGCAACGACGGTCGCGACCATCATCCGAATTGCTTCACCATGTGGCTGGCGGGCGGCGGCATCAAGCCGGGCGTTACCATCGGTGAATCGGACGAATTCGGTTTCAACGCCACGACCGACAAGGTGCACGTCAATGATCTGCACGCGACCATCCTGCGCTTGCTTGGCTTCGACCATACGAAGCTGACGTATCGTTTCCAAGGCCGCGACTTCCGGCTGACGGACGTTGCCGGCGAAGTGGTGGAGAAGCTGATTGCCTGA